From Nguyenibacter vanlangensis, one genomic window encodes:
- a CDS encoding MFS transporter, which yields MNGSVSRGSAAEAGAGFNWPLLALAVGAFGIGTTEFTPMGLLPVIAQGVDVSIPSAGLLVSAYAVGVMVGAPFMTLAFSRFGKRTALMLLMGIFTIGNLLSALAPDYYTLLASRLVTSLNHGAFFGLGAIVAASVVPQEKQASAVATMFMGLTIANIGGVPAATWVGQQVGWRAAFAGTAGLGLLAIVSLWLALPRGEPGEMPDIRRELGVLVRPAVLLAMATTVMGAGAMFTLYTYVSPVLADLAGASRTFVTIALVLIGVGFTIGNGLGGRLADWSLDGATKIFLAALAAIMLGLPLVLTSHVGAAAGLLVWGAATFAIVPPVQMRVMQAAAEAPGLASSINVGAFNLGNALGAAVGGAVIRLDLGYAAVPVAGGLLAAAGLALVLAGGREERRLASCDA from the coding sequence ATGAACGGATCGGTTTCCCGTGGTTCCGCGGCCGAGGCGGGGGCGGGTTTCAACTGGCCGCTGCTGGCGCTTGCCGTCGGCGCCTTCGGTATCGGTACCACGGAATTCACGCCGATGGGCCTGCTGCCGGTGATCGCCCAGGGGGTGGACGTGTCCATTCCCTCGGCCGGGCTGCTGGTCAGCGCCTATGCGGTCGGCGTCATGGTCGGTGCGCCGTTCATGACGCTTGCCTTCAGCCGTTTCGGCAAGCGCACCGCGCTGATGCTGCTGATGGGGATCTTCACCATCGGCAACCTCCTCTCGGCGCTGGCCCCGGATTATTACACGCTGCTGGCGTCGCGGCTGGTCACCAGCCTCAATCACGGGGCCTTCTTCGGCCTGGGCGCGATCGTCGCGGCGAGCGTGGTGCCGCAGGAGAAGCAGGCCAGCGCCGTGGCCACCATGTTCATGGGGCTGACCATCGCGAATATCGGCGGCGTTCCGGCGGCGACCTGGGTCGGCCAGCAGGTGGGCTGGCGCGCGGCCTTCGCCGGGACGGCAGGGTTGGGTCTTCTCGCCATCGTCTCGCTGTGGCTGGCGCTGCCGCGGGGTGAGCCGGGCGAAATGCCGGACATCCGGCGCGAACTCGGCGTGCTGGTCCGTCCGGCCGTGCTGCTGGCCATGGCGACGACGGTGATGGGCGCCGGCGCGATGTTCACGCTCTATACCTATGTTTCCCCCGTCCTGGCCGATCTTGCGGGGGCGTCGCGGACGTTCGTGACGATCGCCCTGGTGCTGATCGGTGTCGGCTTCACCATCGGCAACGGCTTGGGCGGCCGGCTCGCCGACTGGTCGCTCGACGGGGCGACCAAGATCTTCCTGGCGGCGCTGGCCGCGATCATGCTGGGGCTGCCGCTGGTGCTGACGAGCCATGTCGGCGCGGCGGCCGGCCTGCTGGTCTGGGGGGCGGCGACCTTCGCCATCGTGCCGCCGGTGCAGATGCGGGTGATGCAGGCGGCGGCCGAGGCGCCCGGCCTGGCCTCGTCGATCAATGTCGGCGCCTTCAACCTGGGCAACGCGCTTGGTGCCGCGGTCGGGGGTGCGGTGATCCGCCTCGATTTGGGCTATGCGGCCGTTCCGGTCGCCGGCGGCCTGCTTGCGGCGGCGGGGCTGGCGCTGGTGCTGGCCGGCGGTCGCGAGGAGCGTCGGCTGGCATCCTGCGATGCCTGA
- a CDS encoding tRNA-binding protein, with product MDQGFEAISWADFAKVELRVGRIVKAEAFPAARKPAYILHVDFGPEIGVRKSSAQITRLYTPETLVGRLIVGVVNFPPKQIGPIRSECLVTGFHNEDGDVVLCVPDGVVPPGTKLC from the coding sequence ATGGACCAAGGTTTTGAGGCGATTTCCTGGGCGGATTTCGCGAAGGTGGAATTGCGGGTCGGCAGGATTGTCAAGGCGGAGGCCTTTCCCGCGGCGCGGAAGCCGGCCTATATCCTGCATGTCGATTTCGGGCCGGAGATCGGGGTGCGCAAATCGAGCGCGCAGATCACCAGACTGTATACGCCCGAGACCCTGGTCGGGCGGCTGATCGTGGGGGTGGTGAATTTTCCGCCCAAGCAGATCGGACCGATCCGGTCGGAATGCCTGGTGACCGGGTTTCACAATGAAGATGGCGATGTCGTGCTGTGCGTGCCGGATGGCGTTGTGCCGCCGGGGACGAAGCTGTGCTGA
- a CDS encoding succinylglutamate desuccinylase/aspartoacylase family protein yields MPFPADTPPPAAGEPSAAATRQLYSLPPDAAGHVHTVTVFRYGTPGARPKAHLQAGLHADEFPGMLALYFLRRLLDEAAARGRLRGEILILPQANPIGLTQWRQGFLLGRAETASGGNFNRGYPDLAALASRILAGRLDGDAAANVARIRAAMAEALAAMRPATALDGLRHRLLTLAHDADLVLDLHADNQAQRHMYVGTPLWPQMRDIAAEIDARAVLLADISGGNPFDEACSLPWQDLARRFPDAAIPPACAAATLELGSNDDVDLGMAQDQAAALYRILERRGLIDRPDAPDPLPRLSCDATPLAAMQQVKAPIAGLVAYRARLGDQVRTGDVVATVIDPLGQSIDVLAATDGLFFARHSQTCAWPGKIIGKIAGKIPLADRTGHLLTD; encoded by the coding sequence ATGCCATTCCCCGCCGACACCCCGCCCCCGGCGGCAGGCGAGCCCTCGGCCGCCGCCACGCGGCAGCTTTATTCCCTGCCCCCCGACGCGGCGGGCCACGTCCATACCGTGACGGTCTTCCGCTACGGCACGCCGGGCGCCCGGCCCAAGGCGCATCTCCAGGCCGGGCTCCACGCCGATGAATTTCCCGGCATGCTGGCACTGTATTTCCTGCGCCGGCTGCTCGACGAAGCCGCCGCCCGCGGCCGGCTGCGCGGCGAGATCCTCATATTGCCGCAGGCCAACCCGATCGGCCTGACGCAATGGCGGCAGGGCTTCCTGCTCGGACGCGCCGAAACCGCGTCCGGCGGCAATTTCAACCGCGGCTATCCCGACCTGGCCGCTCTTGCGTCCAGGATTCTGGCGGGCCGCCTGGACGGCGACGCGGCGGCGAATGTCGCGCGCATCCGTGCCGCGATGGCCGAGGCACTGGCGGCGATGCGGCCGGCGACGGCGCTCGACGGACTGCGCCATCGCCTGCTCACCCTCGCGCACGACGCCGACCTGGTGCTGGATCTGCATGCCGACAACCAGGCCCAGCGCCATATGTATGTCGGCACGCCGCTCTGGCCGCAGATGCGCGACATCGCCGCCGAAATCGACGCGCGCGCGGTGCTGCTGGCCGACATCTCCGGCGGCAACCCGTTCGACGAGGCCTGCAGCCTCCCATGGCAGGACCTGGCGCGACGCTTCCCCGACGCCGCGATCCCCCCCGCCTGCGCCGCCGCGACGCTGGAACTGGGCAGCAACGACGATGTCGATCTCGGCATGGCCCAGGACCAGGCGGCCGCCCTCTACCGCATCCTCGAACGGCGCGGCCTGATCGACCGGCCGGACGCGCCCGACCCCCTGCCCCGCCTGTCCTGCGACGCCACGCCGCTCGCGGCGATGCAGCAGGTCAAGGCCCCGATCGCGGGCCTCGTGGCCTATCGCGCCAGGCTGGGCGACCAGGTGCGGACCGGCGACGTGGTGGCCACCGTGATCGATCCGCTGGGACAGAGCATCGACGTGCTGGCCGCGACCGACGGCCTATTCTTCGCCCGCCACAGCCAGACCTGCGCCTGGCCCGGCAAGATCATCGGCAAGATCGCAGGAAAAATACCGCTCGCCGACCGCACGGGCCATCTCCTGACCGACTGA
- a CDS encoding type II toxin-antitoxin system VapC family toxin, protein MYFDSQALTALLSDEALARKLAPAIQADWKRMTTPLAVVETVLALGKPDEPGKTHAETQNAVASFLDAHDIELRDMPPGSKLVPLAGEAAGNMAAPDVVHCLNAACAAYYEMEMFRIDDALAALPGLPGLQSRDTTGDVDSEV, encoded by the coding sequence ATGTATTTCGATTCCCAGGCCCTGACCGCCCTGCTGTCCGACGAGGCCCTGGCCCGGAAGCTGGCCCCCGCGATCCAGGCGGACTGGAAACGCATGACCACCCCGCTCGCGGTGGTCGAAACCGTGCTCGCCCTCGGCAAGCCCGACGAGCCCGGCAAGACCCATGCCGAGACGCAGAACGCCGTCGCTTCGTTCCTGGACGCGCATGACATCGAACTGCGCGACATGCCGCCGGGCTCCAAGCTGGTCCCGCTCGCGGGTGAGGCCGCGGGCAACATGGCCGCGCCGGACGTCGTGCACTGCCTGAACGCCGCCTGCGCCGCCTATTACGAGATGGAGATGTTCCGCATCGACGACGCCCTGGCCGCTCTCCCCGGCCTCCCCGGCCTCCAAAGTCGCGACACCACCGGCGACGTGGATTCCGAGGTCTGA
- a CDS encoding cyanophycinase has translation MSISQPPAEPAGNRPKLAVIGGRLEDDNDAVYREMHRLSGGRIVVFPTASSEPDAVGAETVAAFRAHGFDAALAPVHGPGAARAAHDPALAALVGAYGSVFFTGGNQAFITAALAPQGRATPLLGAIRTAHAAGGLVAGSSAGAAMMSDIMIEGGTSLEATTFGVVTNPDRPGLLLGRGLGFFPWGIVDQHFLKRGRFGRLVMAMAETGTPRGYGIDENTALFVDGTQGRVIGEYGAVIVDMAGAAYDRQGRTIDGIAFSYLDDGDSFDLPDHRVTPDMHKRPVLASEIAYRAPARSPRNVFGAYTLYDLLARLVLGDSTAYAADRARAIEPKAGIATTVELGRVPDRSRGLIALRDDMLRMTALDFRAAVAARKLDAAQLAASRRAALARDYGIAPGDDARLVLLGSSPLRCNALMRDLARNCMRDHAGPVGIIAAASSEPRNEAQSWLRAFRRHGVEAIDLGLTIDNVELADPALVERIAGLRAIVLAGGNQIRLVETLLHRGEVTPVLLAIARAYAAGATIVAVAGAASALSGSMIAGGSSYEALRFGVASDMGRRGIVIQEGLGLFGSAIVDQNLTAARRLARLVVACAEEGVRYGLGLCEESGVVAGHDNAHLTVIGRHGAVLVDIDLLRTALQGDDFRTEGTKLHMALPGDVIDLDTGTVTRAAPQTGMPNADLLNADNTPDADMPDADTRLAQLVGDLLEDCAGRRGNGGPPHDGPIALRFTATGNGSGLLDIESIRDRDT, from the coding sequence ATGTCCATCTCCCAGCCTCCCGCCGAACCGGCGGGCAACCGCCCGAAGCTCGCCGTCATCGGCGGCCGTCTCGAAGACGACAATGATGCCGTCTATCGCGAGATGCACCGTCTCTCGGGCGGGCGCATCGTCGTGTTCCCCACCGCCTCGTCCGAACCCGACGCCGTCGGGGCCGAAACGGTCGCCGCCTTTCGCGCGCATGGCTTCGATGCCGCCCTCGCCCCCGTTCACGGCCCCGGCGCGGCGCGGGCCGCGCACGACCCGGCGCTCGCCGCCCTGGTCGGCGCTTACGGCAGCGTCTTCTTCACCGGCGGCAACCAGGCCTTCATCACCGCCGCCCTGGCCCCCCAAGGGCGGGCGACGCCCCTTCTCGGCGCCATCCGCACGGCCCATGCGGCCGGCGGCCTCGTCGCCGGCTCCAGCGCGGGCGCCGCGATGATGTCCGACATCATGATCGAGGGCGGCACCTCGCTCGAGGCCACGACCTTCGGCGTGGTCACCAATCCCGACCGCCCGGGCCTGCTGCTCGGGCGCGGGCTCGGCTTCTTCCCCTGGGGCATCGTCGACCAGCATTTCCTCAAGCGCGGACGGTTCGGACGCCTGGTGATGGCGATGGCCGAGACCGGCACCCCGCGCGGCTACGGCATCGACGAAAACACCGCGTTGTTCGTCGACGGCACGCAGGGCCGGGTCATCGGCGAATATGGCGCCGTCATCGTGGACATGGCCGGCGCCGCCTATGACCGCCAGGGCCGCACGATCGACGGCATCGCCTTTTCCTATCTCGACGACGGCGACAGTTTCGACCTGCCGGATCACCGCGTGACGCCGGACATGCACAAGCGCCCCGTCCTGGCGTCCGAAATCGCCTATCGCGCCCCCGCGCGCTCGCCGCGCAACGTGTTCGGCGCCTATACGCTCTACGACCTGCTGGCGCGCCTGGTGCTGGGCGACAGCACGGCCTACGCCGCCGATCGCGCCCGGGCGATCGAACCCAAGGCCGGGATCGCCACCACGGTCGAACTCGGCCGCGTGCCGGACCGATCGCGCGGGCTGATCGCGCTGCGCGACGACATGCTGCGCATGACCGCGCTCGATTTCCGCGCCGCCGTCGCGGCGCGCAAGCTCGACGCCGCGCAACTCGCGGCCAGCCGGCGCGCCGCTCTGGCCCGCGATTACGGAATCGCCCCCGGCGACGATGCGCGCCTGGTGCTGCTCGGCTCCTCGCCGCTGCGCTGCAACGCTCTGATGCGCGACCTGGCGCGGAACTGCATGCGGGATCATGCGGGCCCGGTCGGCATCATCGCGGCCGCCTCGTCCGAACCACGCAACGAGGCCCAGTCCTGGCTGCGCGCCTTCCGCCGCCACGGGGTGGAGGCCATCGATCTCGGCCTGACCATCGACAATGTCGAACTGGCCGATCCGGCGCTGGTCGAACGCATCGCCGGGCTGCGCGCCATCGTGCTGGCCGGCGGCAACCAGATCCGCCTGGTCGAGACGCTGCTGCATCGCGGCGAGGTCACGCCGGTCCTGCTGGCGATCGCCCGCGCCTATGCGGCGGGGGCCACGATCGTGGCTGTGGCGGGCGCGGCCTCGGCCCTGTCGGGCTCGATGATCGCCGGCGGCTCGTCCTACGAGGCCCTGCGCTTCGGCGTGGCCTCCGACATGGGGCGGCGCGGCATCGTGATCCAGGAGGGGCTGGGCCTGTTCGGCTCGGCCATCGTGGACCAGAACCTCACCGCCGCCCGCCGGCTGGCCCGGCTGGTCGTGGCCTGCGCCGAGGAAGGCGTGCGCTACGGCCTGGGCCTGTGCGAGGAAAGCGGCGTGGTGGCCGGCCACGACAACGCGCACCTGACCGTCATCGGCCGGCACGGCGCGGTGCTGGTGGATATCGACCTGCTGCGCACCGCCCTCCAGGGCGACGATTTCCGGACGGAAGGCACGAAACTCCACATGGCGCTGCCCGGCGACGTCATCGACCTCGATACCGGCACCGTAACGCGCGCCGCCCCCCAAACCGGCATGCCGAACGCCGACCTGCTAAACGCCGATAATACGCCAGACGCCGATATGCCGGACGCCGACACGCGGCTCGCACAGCTCGTCGGCGACCTGCTCGAGGACTGCGCCGGCCGGCGCGGCAACGGCGGCCCCCCGCATGACGGGCCGATCGCGCTGCGCTTCACCGCAACGGGCAACGGCAGCGGCCTCCTCGACATCGAAAGCATCCGCGACCGGGATACCTGA
- the cphA gene encoding cyanophycin synthetase: MNIVSTSVYVGPNVYATTPLIRLTVDVTPSYATALQALGPSLLDRLKAAMPGLPLQGAAADAWSAALAAAPAPALGELVAVLALHLQHLAAQDGGRAMARATQAPDEVDVLYSYESEDIGLEAGEVACDMLVAIARADEKGEPDLQDDIARFLRYADRRSLGPSAMELVRSANARDIPVYRLNDGSLIQVGQGKYQQRIEAALTSKTSHIAVEIASDKNLSNRLLADLGLPVPRQRVVYEPDAALSAAERIGFPVVVKPLDGNHGRGVSVNVTDAAGVAAAFAAAEREGSAVVIESMIAGDDHRLLVVGGQLVAAALRVPGHVVGDGARTIAALVEAENRDPRRGVGHENLLTRLELDEQALRLLAERDMTPDSIPDAGQKIYLRKTANLSTGGTAIDVTDVIHPDNKLMAERAIRAIGLDIGAVDFLTSDITKSYRETGGAICEINAGPGLRMHIAPSEGKPRDVGGRIMDMLFPPGTQSRVPIAALTGTNGKTTCARMLAHILKMAGHVVGQTSTDAVYIDGNVTIKGDMTGPVSAKMVLRDPTVDIAVLETARGGIVRSGLGYSFCDVGAVLNVTSDHLGLGGVHTLEGLAAVKQVIAQVTRDTVVLNADNEYTLKMAAQSPAKHIMYVTRNPDHMLVREHIRLGKRAIVLEQGINGEQIVIYDNGLHIPLMWTHLIPATLEGKALHNVENAMFAAAMAYALGKTLDQIRTGLRTFDNTFFQSPGRMNVYDEHGFRVILDYGHNEAAVAAMTELVERLKPRGRRIVCVTCPADRRDEDVAAIAARVAGHFDVYICHRDDTPRGRAMDEMPRIMQAALRDAGVAEDAIRIIEEEEQSLQAALDMARPDDLVLFFCENITRSWKQIIHFRPAFDGAPAPDAAARIMDGAFDLPAGFRVVTDSRGVLIAPDA, encoded by the coding sequence ATGAATATTGTCTCCACCTCGGTCTATGTCGGTCCCAACGTCTACGCGACGACGCCGCTCATCCGCCTGACCGTCGACGTCACGCCGTCCTACGCCACGGCGCTCCAGGCGCTCGGCCCATCGCTGCTCGACCGGCTGAAGGCCGCCATGCCGGGCCTGCCGCTCCAGGGCGCCGCCGCCGATGCCTGGTCGGCGGCGCTCGCGGCCGCGCCGGCCCCGGCGCTGGGCGAACTGGTCGCGGTACTCGCGCTGCACCTCCAGCACCTGGCGGCACAGGACGGTGGACGCGCCATGGCGCGCGCGACCCAGGCGCCGGATGAGGTCGATGTTCTCTACAGCTACGAATCCGAGGATATCGGCCTGGAAGCCGGCGAGGTCGCCTGCGACATGCTGGTGGCGATCGCCCGCGCCGACGAAAAGGGCGAACCCGACCTGCAGGACGACATCGCGCGCTTCCTGCGCTATGCCGACCGCCGGTCGCTCGGCCCGTCGGCGATGGAGCTGGTGCGCTCGGCCAACGCGCGCGACATCCCCGTCTATCGCCTGAACGATGGCAGCCTGATCCAGGTCGGACAGGGCAAATACCAGCAGCGCATCGAGGCCGCGCTGACCAGCAAGACCTCCCATATCGCCGTCGAGATCGCGTCGGACAAGAATCTCAGCAATCGCCTGCTTGCCGATCTGGGCCTGCCGGTGCCCCGGCAGCGCGTGGTCTACGAACCGGACGCGGCCCTTTCGGCGGCCGAGCGGATCGGCTTCCCGGTCGTCGTCAAGCCCCTGGACGGCAATCACGGCCGCGGGGTCAGCGTCAACGTCACCGACGCGGCCGGGGTGGCCGCCGCGTTCGCCGCGGCCGAGCGCGAAGGGTCGGCGGTGGTCATCGAATCGATGATCGCGGGCGACGATCACCGCCTGCTGGTGGTCGGCGGCCAACTGGTCGCCGCCGCCCTGCGCGTGCCGGGCCATGTGGTGGGCGACGGCGCCCGCACGATCGCCGCCCTGGTCGAGGCGGAAAACCGCGACCCGCGCCGCGGCGTCGGGCACGAAAACCTGCTGACCCGGCTGGAACTGGACGAACAGGCGCTGCGCCTGCTGGCCGAACGCGACATGACGCCCGACAGCATTCCCGATGCCGGGCAGAAGATCTATCTGCGCAAGACCGCCAATCTCTCGACCGGCGGCACGGCGATCGACGTGACCGACGTGATCCACCCGGACAACAAGCTGATGGCCGAACGCGCCATCCGGGCGATCGGACTGGATATCGGCGCGGTCGATTTCCTGACCTCGGACATCACCAAAAGCTACCGCGAGACCGGCGGCGCGATCTGCGAGATCAATGCCGGGCCCGGACTGCGCATGCATATCGCCCCGTCCGAGGGCAAGCCGCGCGACGTGGGCGGCCGGATCATGGACATGCTCTTCCCGCCGGGGACGCAAAGCCGCGTGCCGATCGCCGCCCTCACCGGCACCAACGGCAAGACGACCTGCGCGCGCATGCTGGCGCATATCCTCAAGATGGCCGGCCACGTGGTCGGCCAGACCTCGACCGACGCGGTCTATATCGACGGCAACGTCACCATCAAGGGCGACATGACCGGCCCGGTCTCCGCCAAGATGGTGCTGCGCGACCCCACGGTGGACATCGCGGTGCTGGAAACCGCGCGCGGCGGCATCGTCCGCTCGGGGCTGGGCTACAGTTTCTGCGACGTGGGCGCGGTGCTGAACGTGACGTCCGACCATCTGGGCCTGGGCGGCGTGCACACGCTCGAAGGACTGGCGGCGGTCAAGCAGGTCATCGCCCAGGTCACGCGCGACACGGTGGTGCTGAACGCCGACAACGAATACACGCTCAAGATGGCCGCCCAATCCCCCGCGAAACACATCATGTACGTCACCCGCAACCCCGACCACATGCTGGTGCGCGAGCATATCCGCCTGGGCAAGCGCGCCATCGTGCTGGAACAGGGCATCAATGGCGAGCAGATCGTCATCTACGACAACGGGCTGCACATCCCGCTGATGTGGACGCACCTGATCCCGGCGACGCTGGAAGGCAAGGCACTGCACAACGTCGAGAACGCGATGTTCGCGGCCGCCATGGCCTATGCTCTGGGCAAGACGCTGGACCAGATCCGCACCGGGCTGCGCACGTTCGACAACACGTTCTTCCAGTCGCCGGGCCGGATGAACGTCTATGACGAGCACGGCTTCCGCGTGATCCTCGATTACGGACACAACGAGGCCGCGGTGGCGGCGATGACCGAACTGGTCGAGCGTCTCAAGCCGCGCGGCCGCCGCATCGTCTGCGTCACCTGCCCCGCCGACCGGCGTGATGAGGACGTGGCGGCGATCGCGGCCCGGGTGGCCGGGCATTTCGACGTCTATATCTGCCATCGCGACGACACGCCGCGCGGCCGCGCGATGGACGAGATGCCCCGCATCATGCAGGCTGCGCTGCGCGACGCCGGCGTCGCCGAGGACGCCATCCGCATCATCGAGGAAGAGGAACAATCCCTCCAGGCGGCGCTCGATATGGCGCGCCCCGACGACCTCGTCCTGTTCTTCTGCGAGAACATCACCCGCTCCTGGAAGCAGATCATCCATTTCCGCCCCGCCTTCGACGGCGCGCCCGCGCCCGACGCGGCGGCGCGGATCATGGACGGCGCCTTCGACCTGCCCGCGGGCTTCAGGGTGGTGACCGATTCGCGCGGCGTGCTGATCGCTCCGGACGCCTGA
- a CDS encoding universal stress protein, whose translation MTPPPLIIGVSAGDGARAALALGTLAARAAGGTAIVTHIVPETWDHPSPARVDAEYAAFLREKAQIALDRARTMAPAAPGLRFAARAAASPQAGLAALARAEHAWAIVIGPAAGAPDGHVAEGPVASALIDSAPCPVFLAPAGYGAGYTAPTTAPIPRVTCCISGSARSAATARAAARLAARLGAPMRLLTLVADNRQTTGPIGSSLGSSGLGGSGPGPSLVGYDAENMVTRQFRAQAEAAHAAIRAAWPADCGVAAPDSLIAEGTDWAASLARPDWLAGELLVVGPCRSGPVTRFFFGSDVGTIVRAAPLPCVVLPHDPA comes from the coding sequence ATGACGCCGCCGCCGCTCATCATCGGGGTCTCGGCCGGCGACGGCGCCCGGGCGGCGCTCGCGCTCGGCACGCTGGCCGCCCGCGCCGCGGGCGGCACGGCCATCGTCACCCATATCGTGCCCGAAACCTGGGACCATCCTTCCCCCGCGCGGGTGGATGCCGAATACGCGGCCTTCCTGCGGGAAAAGGCGCAGATCGCCCTGGATCGGGCCCGGACCATGGCACCCGCCGCGCCGGGCCTCCGCTTCGCGGCGCGCGCCGCCGCCAGCCCCCAGGCCGGGCTCGCGGCCCTGGCCCGGGCCGAGCACGCCTGGGCCATCGTGATCGGACCGGCCGCCGGGGCACCGGACGGACATGTCGCCGAAGGCCCGGTCGCCTCCGCCCTGATCGACTCCGCCCCCTGCCCCGTCTTCCTGGCCCCGGCAGGCTACGGGGCAGGCTACACGGCCCCCACCACGGCACCGATACCCCGCGTGACATGCTGCATCTCGGGCTCCGCGCGCTCCGCCGCCACCGCCCGCGCGGCGGCACGCCTGGCGGCCCGGCTGGGCGCGCCGATGCGCCTGCTGACCCTGGTGGCGGACAACCGGCAGACGACCGGCCCCATCGGTTCAAGTCTGGGCAGTTCCGGTCTGGGCGGTTCCGGCCCGGGCCCCAGCCTGGTCGGGTACGACGCCGAAAACATGGTCACCCGGCAATTCCGCGCGCAGGCCGAAGCCGCGCATGCGGCGATCCGTGCCGCCTGGCCCGCCGATTGCGGCGTGGCGGCACCCGACAGCCTGATCGCCGAGGGGACGGACTGGGCGGCGTCCCTCGCCCGGCCCGACTGGCTGGCGGGCGAATTGCTGGTCGTGGGCCCGTGCCGCTCCGGGCCCGTCACACGGTTTTTCTTCGGGTCCGACGTCGGGACGATCGTGCGCGCAGCGCCGCTGCCCTGCGTCGTTCTCCCGCACGACCCTGCCTGA
- a CDS encoding amino acid permease — protein sequence MDVRPDHRPDLHRLDLHRPAHHHRRLAHRLTRRKPVETLLADSSDHGGNRGGNQGDGRLGRSITLFQLTLFGVGATIGTGIFFVLSEEVPVAGPAVLVAFLIAGLAAGLTAMCYAEMSSMIPVSGSSYSYAYATLGEGAAFFVAASLALEYGVSAAAVAIGWSEYLRNLLFNVTGLSLPEWMLSAPLVADATGVHPGGRGVMNLPAAILVFLCALLLARGARESARANAIMVMVKLGVLALFIALAATVFHSGNLAPFAPHGFAGVSMAAGAIFFTFVGLDAISTAGEEVENPRRNLPLAIVLALAVVTCFYVLVTLTALGAQDQTRFAGQEAGLAVILQTITGATWPAVILSAGAVVSVFSVTLIVLYGQTRILFAVSRDGLLPPIFHRVNPQTMTPTANTFIVAALVALAAALLPADMLWHLTSMGTLVAFTVVSAGVILLRYRRPDMPRGFHVPFFPYLPILSILCCLYLIANLSAIVLMLTLVWGVVAAIFYFTYSARHSLLERALLERTLPEQALPERGPDTP from the coding sequence ATGGATGTCCGCCCCGATCATCGCCCGGATCTTCATCGCCTGGACCTTCATCGCCCGGCCCATCATCATCGTCGCCTTGCCCACCGCCTGACCCGCCGCAAACCGGTCGAAACCCTGCTGGCGGACAGCAGCGATCACGGCGGCAACCGGGGCGGCAATCAGGGCGATGGACGGCTGGGGCGCTCCATCACCCTCTTCCAGCTCACCCTGTTCGGCGTCGGCGCGACCATCGGCACCGGTATCTTCTTCGTCCTCTCCGAGGAGGTGCCCGTGGCGGGGCCGGCCGTGCTGGTCGCCTTCCTGATCGCCGGCCTGGCGGCGGGTCTCACGGCCATGTGCTACGCGGAAATGAGTTCGATGATCCCGGTCTCGGGTTCGTCCTACTCCTACGCCTACGCGACGCTGGGCGAAGGGGCGGCCTTCTTCGTCGCCGCGTCGCTGGCGCTGGAATACGGCGTGTCCGCCGCCGCCGTGGCCATCGGCTGGAGCGAATATCTCCGCAACCTCCTGTTCAACGTCACGGGGCTCAGCCTCCCCGAATGGATGCTCTCGGCGCCGCTGGTCGCGGACGCGACCGGCGTGCATCCCGGCGGGCGGGGCGTGATGAACCTGCCCGCCGCGATCCTGGTCTTCCTGTGCGCGCTGCTGCTGGCGCGCGGGGCGCGGGAATCGGCGCGGGCGAACGCGATCATGGTGATGGTCAAGCTCGGCGTGCTGGCCCTGTTCATCGCGCTCGCCGCGACGGTTTTCCATTCCGGCAATCTCGCCCCCTTCGCGCCCCACGGCTTCGCCGGGGTCAGCATGGCCGCGGGGGCGATCTTCTTCACCTTCGTCGGGCTGGACGCGATCTCGACGGCGGGCGAGGAAGTTGAAAACCCGCGCCGCAACCTCCCGCTCGCCATCGTGCTCGCCCTCGCCGTGGTGACGTGCTTCTACGTGCTGGTCACCCTCACCGCGCTCGGCGCGCAGGACCAGACGCGCTTCGCCGGGCAGGAAGCCGGCCTCGCCGTCATCCTGCAGACCATCACCGGCGCGACATGGCCCGCGGTCATCCTGTCCGCCGGGGCGGTGGTGTCGGTCTTCTCGGTCACGCTGATCGTGCTGTACGGCCAGACGCGCATCCTGTTCGCCGTCTCGCGCGACGGCCTGCTGCCGCCGATCTTCCACCGCGTGAATCCCCAGACCATGACGCCCACCGCCAACACCTTCATCGTGGCGGCGCTGGTGGCGCTGGCGGCGGCCCTCCTGCCGGCCGACATGCTGTGGCACCTCACCAGCATGGGCACGCTGGTGGCGTTCACCGTGGTGTCGGCGGGCGTGATCCTGCTGCGCTACCGGCGGCCGGACATGCCGCGCGGCTTTCACGTCCCGTTCTTTCCGTACCTGCCGATCCTCAGCATCCTGTGCTGCCTGTATCTGATCGCCAATCTCTCGGCGATCGTGCTGATGCTCACCCTGGTCTGGGGCGTGGTCGCCGCCATCTTCTACTTCACCTATTCTGCGCGGCATTCCCTTCTGGAACGGGCCCTTCTGGAACGGACCCTTCCGGAGCAGGCCCTTCCAGAGCGGGGTCCGGATACGCCATGA